Genomic segment of Ewingella sp. CoE-038-23:
GCGGTTTAAAATAAACATCACTCATCCGGCGTATGTCACCGTGAATATCAATGCTGACTATCACATCAATGCTCTTAAGCACCTTGCGTAACAGCACGTCGAAAGGCATGTTCCGGCAGTCGGGGTTTTCATAGCAGCGGTCAATTAATCCTTCAATACATTCTTCCGGGCTGCCCGCATGCAGGGAGGTTATCAATCCTTCATGCCCTGAACCGACGATTTTCAGTGCATCCCAGGCTTCTTGTCCGCGAATTTCAGCCAGTAATATCCGGTCAGGGTTCATACGATAATTGGCGCGTATCAGCCTGCCGGGCGTGACAATGGCATTATCCCCGGCATCCGCCGGATAAAAGAGATGGACATAATTGGTGTGGTGATAGAACCGGATTTCGGGATTATCCTCGATGGTGGTCAGCCTGAGGTGCCGGGGAATATAGTGCAGCAGCGTTTTCATGTAAGTTGTTTTACCGGAGCCGGTTTCACCGACGATAAAAATCGTCTTGCCGTATTCCACCGCTTTTTCCATAAAGCGGGGAATATCCTCACTCTGATAGTAGCGGGTCAGTTCAACATCTTTGCCTTCCGTTCGCTCCTTACCGCTTACCCGGTTATAAAATCCCGCATCAATCCATGACTGATGCGTTTTCTGCCCGAATGAGGGTTTGCGCAGCGTAATAGACACGGTATTACGCTCACAGGCCGGGGGAATAATGGCCTGAATGCGTTCGCCTGATTCAAGCGTGGCGGAAAGGATCGGCGAGGTGTCGTCGATATTATCGTCCTGCCAGGACGCCAGCGCTCTGGCAAAGGCGTAACACTGGCGCAGCGTAATCGGGGCTTCATGTCTTCGCCATTTCCCCCGGATTTTGGTATGCAGTTCACCCGGCCGGTTAACGGCAATTTCCGTCAGGCCGTCCTGCGCAATAAAATCACCAAACAGCTGGTTTTTCATAAAATCCAGCGACAGGTTTTCAGCGTTCATACCACCTCTTTTTCAGTCGTAGCTGCCAGACGGATGAGAAATCAATGTCGGTGCCGGTCATGATACCGATGACATCACCCTGATTCAGGTAGAGGGTGGGCGGGATATTGATGCTGTTATCCAGCGTCGTTTTCGCCATTTCCGCCGTGGCGGCGCGGGTGTTTTCGGTGTAGTCGGTATTGCGGTCTTTCCCCGGGGCAGCATCCGACGCCGCCGCTGCCACGTCCTGCACCGTACTGAGCATCAGGGCATTGCCGAAGCGTTCCCAGAAGTGGTTGTCGATCCAGCCGGCGATCCCCGCCTCGCCGAGCGGTCCGCTGGCCTGCGTATCAGTTAGCGGGATTTGCAGGCTGCCGGGCTCAGGCGTGCGCAGCTCTGTCCACAGCACAAACATCCGGCTGCGTCCGTGTTGCAGCGCCCCGGTGCGGTAGATGCCACGGGCGACCGTTCCCGCCGGGATCAGCGTCACATGGTTGCTGGCGCTGTAAACATCTTCACTGATCAGGCAGGAAATATGCCCCCCGACATCGGACACGAAGCGCCACATCATCGAACACGGGATATAGCGGTCCACCGGGATATAGAGATCAGGATCGAGTCCCAGTCGTCTGACGCCGGTGACACGGGCGACGCCCGGATTGTCGTTGTTACCCGTTTCCGGCGCGGCAGTATCCGGGCAGCGCAGGCTGCCATCCTTTCCCCTGGTCAGTACTGATGGACAGGATATGTACGTCGTGGATGATGACCGACTGTCGGACGTTTCTGCGTTGCTGCGCGTTTCACCCGGGGACGTGCGTGCAGTATCGCCCTGCATTGTTTGGGCGTTGTTCACCCCGTCAGCCAGCGCGGCTGCCTTGTTCAGGGCGGGTGGGGCCGGTGGCTGCGTTGGTGCGGAGGAGACGGTCTGGCTGACAGGGTCTGTTCCGTCCTGTGTGTGCGGCCCGAACAGGCCAAACGGGTTACTGTCCATGCCCAGATTTTGACGCTCATGCAGCGTCTTCCCGGCGGAAGGCTGCGGCGCGGTGTCGGCTTCTTTCTCATTACCCCCTTTCAATGCACTGAAAAGACGATCGCCGCCGGATGCCAGGGCGATCACCAGAGTCAGACTCAGCAGGCTGACGATCAGCGTGCGGCGACCGGATACCTTACGAAAACGGGTCACTTCCGGCTGGCCGGGGGATGTTCTCTGCTCCGGTTCCTGATACGCCATTGCCGCACGGGCGCGTTCGCGGGCTTCCGCTTCCCGTTCTGCGGTGGTTTTTTCCGGTTCGTCCGGGACAGGTTTATCGGTCATTTCGCCTCCAGCGTAACGGACGGTGAAACAGTGTCGCTACGGGTTATCGGGATGCGCCCGAATCCGTCGTTTTCGATCCCCACCACCGAGGTGCCGTAACGCAACACCAGTTGT
This window contains:
- the virB11 gene encoding P-type DNA transfer ATPase VirB11 — protein: MNAENLSLDFMKNQLFGDFIAQDGLTEIAVNRPGELHTKIRGKWRRHEAPITLRQCYAFARALASWQDDNIDDTSPILSATLESGERIQAIIPPACERNTVSITLRKPSFGQKTHQSWIDAGFYNRVSGKERTEGKDVELTRYYQSEDIPRFMEKAVEYGKTIFIVGETGSGKTTYMKTLLHYIPRHLRLTTIEDNPEIRFYHHTNYVHLFYPADAGDNAIVTPGRLIRANYRMNPDRILLAEIRGQEAWDALKIVGSGHEGLITSLHAGSPEECIEGLIDRCYENPDCRNMPFDVLLRKVLKSIDVIVSIDIHGDIRRMSDVYFKPLHLNEMRYVFSKGLQ
- the virB10 gene encoding VirB10/TraB/TrbI family type IV secretion system protein, whose product is MTDKPVPDEPEKTTAEREAEARERARAAMAYQEPEQRTSPGQPEVTRFRKVSGRRTLIVSLLSLTLVIALASGGDRLFSALKGGNEKEADTAPQPSAGKTLHERQNLGMDSNPFGLFGPHTQDGTDPVSQTVSSAPTQPPAPPALNKAAALADGVNNAQTMQGDTARTSPGETRSNAETSDSRSSSTTYISCPSVLTRGKDGSLRCPDTAAPETGNNDNPGVARVTGVRRLGLDPDLYIPVDRYIPCSMMWRFVSDVGGHISCLISEDVYSASNHVTLIPAGTVARGIYRTGALQHGRSRMFVLWTELRTPEPGSLQIPLTDTQASGPLGEAGIAGWIDNHFWERFGNALMLSTVQDVAAAASDAAPGKDRNTDYTENTRAATAEMAKTTLDNSINIPPTLYLNQGDVIGIMTGTDIDFSSVWQLRLKKRWYER